The genome window TTCCCTGATACAGAACCATCCTTGGCCTTGGAACATGATTTCAGGGATAACACTAGGCCAAAGaatacctctgagcatgtgcagaacacCTTCCTCTCCCCCCTTGCATAAGCACTCCAAACTAACATATCTGGGATTAGGGGAAGGGGCTTGAGCCAGCTCTGCTTGTCTTCTCTGGCTTTCCAGTGTGGCAAACAAAGAGGGCGCCCTCCCTCCCATGCCTGCTATGGGAGACTCTTGCAGTGGAGGTACCCAGAATTGAACCTCTGCCAACAAAGCaggagctctgccactgagccaaggCCCCATTTCTAAATAGTCTCCCTGACCCTTTTTAGTGCCATCTGGCTGTCAGGTTGGCTGCTTGTGGCACACACCTTTCCATCTCTTCCTCCAGCTCTAAAGGGAGAAACGGGGAGGAAGCCCAGCCCAGCTTCCCAGCAGTGCACTCTCCTAATTCCAAGTCTCTCTTTCCACTAGGCGGGAACGCTCCAAAGTGCCATACATCGTACGCCAGTGTGTGGAGGAAGTGGAGAAGCGGGGCATCGACGAAGTGGGCATCTATCGTATCTCAGGGGTGGCCACCGACATCCAGGCCTTGAAAGCCGCTTTTGACTCGAGTGAGTTTCTCCCCACATGCAGGCTCCTTAAATACAAAGGGTCCTGCTTGATCAGAGTCCACCTCGTTTAGCATCCGGTTTCCAACAGCAACGCCCAGGTGCTTGCGGGAAGCCTGTgttctgcttctgaacatggagggtcTGCCTTGTCTATCacacttttatcccacccttcctctaagagGTAGGACAGCATGCCTCATTCTCCCATTGCTCATTTTTAGAATAGTCCTATGAGAAAGGCTAGGCTGAAGGAGAGTGATAGGCCCATGATCACCCAGGGAACTCCTTGGCTGCGTGGGGATTGGAGCCCATGTCTCCCCATTCCACTGCACGGCACTGATTATTGGCTAAAAGTCACTTGTAGATTGATCCTCTGTGATTGgtcttaccaccaccaccctgccttTTCAAAGTCTTCTAAACCAGGGGGCTGCCATCACATCTTGTGTACTAGGTTCtccgaattcccagctttcactttTAACAAGTCTCCAGCCCTTTCCATTGCGGAGatgtaaggggaaaggcatatctccacaatatCTTGTCACCTGAAAACCAGAATGTTGAAGGGAAATGAGGTGTTCCAGCAGGGGTGCCAAGAGCCTGGATGAGTCCTCGGATAAAGATTTCATCTGGGAACCTCCCCCATATGACCCTGGTTCTAACTGAATATCCTAATAAATCTCCCCACTTGATTTCCTGATACCATGAATAGAATAATAATTGCTTGTCAGGTAAGGAAAACAAGGAAGAagggagcaagtctgttaacaataggacattttggaggtctttcatcgatagggtcaccgtaggtcagaggcaacttgatggcacataacacacacacacaaggaagacAGTAAAGAAAAAGGGACAGGATGATTAAAGTTTACCTAATTTATGGTCTACGCTGTGCAGATTCAATAGGATATGGTGCAAAAAAAGCAAGCAGAATCAGGCCCTCCCCCACCAAGGGAACCAGCCCAAATACTAAAGTGTGTAAATTAAATACAGGTGAGGGGGCAGATTACCTGAGAATAAGCCACACTGAATGAAATGAGACATCAGTCTCTTTTAAAAGGCACTCAACTGGGAAAAGaacctttaaaatatttctacttgcctaaagcaacaacaacaacaaaaagctcaGAACAACATACAGATGTTTAATGAGGAAGGAAAACTGGATAGATGTGAAATGTCAGTTGTATCCTTCACAGAGAGGAGGCACATTAGCTGAGTTCTCCCAGATTTTCTCTGAGATTGTTCCCACAGTGGCTGTTTCCTCCCCACCGCTGCAGGAAGCGTTATATTTTTAATTGGCACTAAAATATCATCATCAATGTAATGTTATAACCAATATATGTActaagttctctgaattcccagctttcatttttaaaaagtctctagccctttccattgcagagatgtaaggggaaaggcatagctCCACAATAGAAAGgactacagattttttaaaaaaaacgaaaactgggaattcagagaacctgaaacACATGGGCCCCTGGAATTTtgcttcctctcccctccctgtcCACCCCTCTCCATGGCCCTGTACTGCAGCAGGACAGTTCTTTCCTCTGTTCCTTTTCAAACCCAGCATCACCTCTTAACTCTGTTGCAGATAACAAAGACACCCTGGTGATGCTCAGCGACATGGACATCAACGCCATTGCGGGCACCTTGAAGCTGTACTTCCGCGAACTCCCGGAGCCCCTCCTGACGGACCGACTTTATCCCACTTTTATGGAAGGCATCGGTATGAGCGACTTTGTGTAATGCGTGaggaaggtggggagggggacagaatTTGGAGGCCTTTTCACTGTCCTTTCACGGAACTCGGAAGGCAAGGTCGGATGTCCCTAAAGATGCAGTGGGCCCCTAAAGATGAATAGCGTTTGTTGAGTGCTCGCGCATCCTTTCTTTTGTAAGTTGCTTTTCAAGTTCTTTCCTTCTTTAGAGATTGAGATCAGAAGTTGAGGGGTGGATAGTGGGCCAACAGTGGGAGACGCTGAGAATGGCTATGTGGTGCTGTCCAGTAGGATCTGTTTGGCCCTTTGGGGGCTTGGGTTGGGGGTATCCAggcttctgtctctgtctgcagtGAGTCCTCAGTGCAAGGCCTCCTGTCCTTGGCCTGGTAGTTTGGAGTTATAATACACAGTCCAGTTCCTTTCTGGCCCCAGCCTTCCTGGCTTAATGTATAATcctcacccttcttccaaggagtttggGGTGATGCCTCGCAACAATCCCATGAGGTttgttagactgagagagtgtgagAGTCGCCGGAGGTGGAGCTCAGTGACTGAGAAGGGATTCGAATACAGGTCTCCTCAAACCAAATCCAGCATGCTAAAACAGCATCCCCGTTTCCCAACACTGGATTACAGCAAGAGCAAGGGCGGGCTTAGCAGCCAGCTGGTTCTGCTGCCTGAGCAAGGCGGGATGTGCATTCACCACCTCCCTCTATCTCATCTTTCATCTCCAGCGCTCTCTGATCCATCAGCCAAGGAGAACTGCATGATGCACCTTCTACGCTCCCTGCCAGATCCCAACCTCATCACTTTCCTCTTCTTGCTGGAACACTTGAAACGGTAATTCCCCCTCTgcggagaaggagaaggaggcctGTGAGTGGGGTCTAGGAGGAGGGCCTGCGTTGGTTTGTGCTGCAGCAGAACACAAAGGGACTTTACCATTCCGAAGGCCTCCTTAGCAGGACTGGAGGAAACGCATGTTTTAATGGCTGTGGCAGACACCAAGAAAACAGAACAGTGACATTCCCGCCCCCCACAAAACTCATTTCCAAGGGGGGGAGTTCCTAGTGGGTTTCTATCCTTTGTTAGTGGGAAGGGTGTATGCccttttgggggcagggggtccttCTTGGGCATCGCTGCATCTTGGGAGGGCCCTGTAAGCAGAAGCTGCTCAGAATTCCCTCTTTGCACAAGCACAGGATGAAAGTGGGGAGTGGCAGGAGGCTGGAGATCTTTCGACTTGACTcgtgttagagttgccagccttccTTACCTCAAAAGTGGGgaatgggaagggggggaggtGATTGGCAGCCACAGGAGCCCAATCCACATCCCTTGCACACACGTGTTCCAGAGGccctgatgacgtcacttctgattgaaaaacagaagtgatgggaTTTCagcagggctgatttggccccgtTGAGACCCTCTCGCTTCCAGTTTTTAATCAGAAGCACATCATCGGGGCCTCCAGAGCGCCGAGCGCGTGCACCATTTCACTGTGTGCTCCAGTGGCTCCCAGCTttcttccccactcccacccagcCAGGCGAGCAGGGCTGGGGTGAGAGAGGGGCAGGCTGCCGTCCCTAATTCATGTCAACTCCTGCTTCATTTCCTGAATTTGTATAAACAGTGGCATGAGTTCACAGGTTCTCTCTGGTTGCGGGGGGAAATGAGTCCTCCTAGATTTTATGTTCATTGGGGAcagagcctttttttttttgtcctagGGTCATTCTGTTACATgtggctccccccacccacacGTTTGTTACAAACATTGTCACTCTAGCTTGACCGAGAAACAGAACTCAGGGACCTCTCTGCCTTGAGTCTTCTCgagaaaggcagagaataaataaatagccctttgcGGAGAGAAGACTTCTGCAGCTTTATTACTTGGTAGAGGAGAAGAAGTGGGGACCAAAGCTGTGTTTCCCATCTAATTCCACTggccaaaaagaagaaaacagtcaATAGGGTACTTGGCATTGTTGCCCTCAGAGATTCTAAAGTATCTGTTTGCTGGTGAGCGAGAAGATAGCAGCCTGAATTCGACAGCCCCCTCTCGTGGGGATTTGGCTGTTTACGGTCTCCTGGCCTTGCTcgagtcttgctcttctgctgaggAATTGCTGTAGGAGCTGTGGGTTGGAAGACTGCCGAGCTGGCCAAAAACACGCCAAGGGGAATTTGGAATCGGTGGCTGGAATGTTGTATTACTGGCAtttcccgctcccccccccccagtttgttaGGTCCCAAGCTGGGAAGAATATGAGCAGAAAAGGAGGAGGCCTCAGTTCAGCCTGAAAGGAAAATCTATTTGGCTTCCTACTTTGAGAAGAGGGCACAGCCAGTTCCCACATCTGTTCCCCTGGACAGCACTCAAACCCTGTGCAgcttgggaggaggggggggggcagattacAGCACAGCTGTCTCCAAACATGGCAGTATTTTGATTCTGGTTTCCAAGGCAGTGGCTGGCTGTGGTCCAGCTCGGCCAGCGGTCATTTCCAGGAAAGGTGTGCTGGAGGGAATTGGATGGCTTCCAGAGTTTAACCTGGGCAAAGAAAGTGGGGGGACCTGTGAGATGGCGACCAGATCCAGGCCAGGGTGTGTGCGTATGTGTTGCATCAGGTCTGTGCAGCTTCTGATATGGAAACAGCAGTGCTTGAACAGAGCCAAGGAGGGGAGAGACAGGAGGTTGGACGACCAGCGATTCTGTCCTTCTGCTCTCTTTCTCTTCCAAATGGGTTATCCTGGAAAGGCCTTGCCACCGTGCCAAAGTGAAGGAGGTCTGTGAAACTAACCCTTTTTGCTTTGTCCACATGTCTTCATTGCCCAGGGTGGCTGAGAAGGAGCCTGTCAACAAAATGTCGCTGCACAATCTGGCCACTGTGTTTGGCCCAACGTTGTTGAGACCTTCCGAGGTGGAAAGCAAGGGGCATCTCAGTTTGGCCTCAGACATCTGGTCCCATGACGTCATGGCACAGGTACAGGAAGGGCTTGGGAGGGGGCTGTGGCAAAGTTGGAGGGAGAAGCCAGTGCCCCCTGCTGGGCCACCTACTGACCCCAGAACGCCCTTCTGCTGTAAGCAAGGGTTCTCTTGAAGGCCAGTTCACATGATACAAAAGTCCTGGTGGCCACTTGGAAGACTTGGTAGCTGACGCACGTTGGGAGTTCTCTGCCTCCTAGATGCATGTGTGCTTGATTCTGATTGCAGTCACAAAGCACGGGGAGgctgagctttagcctttctcCCTTGCCCCTTTTTTATGTTCCGAAATGGCCcgggagctgctatttgctctAATTCAAAAATTATGTGTAGCCATGCAAGTTACGTAGTTTTTGCAATGGAGCAAATAATGTCTCCCAGGTGGCCATTTCGGGATATGAATATGGCATGTGGGGAGGTCCGAAGCTCTTTCTCCCCTGAGAGCCATGCTGCAGTTAGCCTGCGTGTgtcgtgtgtgcgtgcgcgcgcacacacagaaCTGCGATTGCACATCTGACTTAAAGTCTTCATGGCAGCTTGGAAGAATTTGTACTGAGTGACTTGGCCCTCTGGTAACATTGCACTTGTCAAAGAGTGAAGGCATAGCAAAGCCCAGAGATGctgttccccacccccttcccaaggattccccccccccagtggaagGAAAAATTGAAGAGATCTCTTATGAAACATTCTCTGACAAAATATCTCAAAGCAGTGTTTTAAAATAATCTTTCTATAACCGATTTATGCAACTGTGAAGCTCTGCTGTCCAAGACTCAAGGGTGAAAATGTTTGCCACTCGGTCCTTAGCTTAGCAGGCTGGTAGGATACAATctgtaaaatcatagaatcataggcttggaaggcacctccagggtcatctagtccaactctctgcacaatacaggaaatgcatccccccccccgctcaatgctccatgcccagaagatggcaaaacaccatcaggatccctagccaaactggtttgattttcagttgttttattttttcccaacTGGCAAAAAAACTTTAGGTACCTTAAATTTgtcttttattttacttaatttataccctgcctttcttcccaatggggacccaaagtagcttgtatcagtctcctcgcctccattttatcctctcaacaaccctgtgaggtagcttagactgACAGCATGAGacctcgcccaaggtcacccagcaagcttccattgcaagGCTGGGACCTGAACCTGTCACTCTCAGATCCTAGTGCAACACTCTTAACTACCACATGGGCTTTCTTAAAGATTCAACATCTCCATTTCTGATGCTGGGTAGATAATGGGTATTTATGATTTCAATGAAACAAGGCAGTTATAGTTTTAAATTTCATCAGTATACCCAAAAGGACAATGTGTACACGCCAAGTTGTATAACGTAACACTGTCTACGTTTTCAAAGTAATACAGTGAGTTTAGGCTTTATTAAGAGAGGAAGCATTAACTTGTATTTCAGGTTTTCTCAATTCCTAAGTATTCCGCCCCCCCACAAAGCAGGGGATAAAAGGTTAGACCTAAAACATAAAGGGAATGAAAAGT of Eublepharis macularius isolate TG4126 chromosome 17, MPM_Emac_v1.0, whole genome shotgun sequence contains these proteins:
- the ABR gene encoding active breakpoint cluster region-related protein isoform X3; the encoded protein is MTEVLVQPDCQLSLACERLDSCCLDALEESPEGKRPPNTGARLWGRVRSKLLRQKLDPQTVQTKNWHMDVIEMNGIKVEFSMKFTSRDMSLKRTPSKKQTGVFGVKISVVTKRERSKVPYIVRQCVEEVEKRGIDEVGIYRISGVATDIQALKAAFDSNNKDTLVMLSDMDINAIAGTLKLYFRELPEPLLTDRLYPTFMEGIALSDPSAKENCMMHLLRSLPDPNLITFLFLLEHLKRVAEKEPVNKMSLHNLATVFGPTLLRPSEVESKGHLSLASDIWSHDVMAQVQVLLYYLQHPPITFAELKRNTLYFSTDV